AAATGAAAAAATTATCAATCTAAGGTCTGGGTAATGAAAGAATCAACATTGAAGATTGAGATAACACATTATAAGTTGAGGTAACATGAATCATCTCATCGTTGTAGGAAGATTTTGTGTTAGAGTGTGTCCGCTTAGGGttgatatattttctttaagatGGTGTAGACTACAATATTAGACATTCTCAGTTGTTCGAAATAAGATCTTACTTAAAGTAAAAATTAACAGTGTCTCAAACATATCATGCACTGTAATGcgttttaattttttcatacGACGtgtgtttaattttgaacattaCCATCTTGGCTTCTCCATTTTATATAAGTCTCTTGTAAGTCGATCACTTTGATATACCTTTTGAGTATTAGTGATTCTGAACATTATGCACACAAAAAATAAGACCCCCGACCCAAAACCATATAAAAACCCAAACCACCAATACAATTCACACCAAAAACAGAGCAAGAAGTAAAGAAACCAACACAAAACCCTTCCCCCACCGACTATCCCATCCCACTATCCATCCAATCCAATCCGCCCTCCCACACTCGCCCTTCCCTCCCTTCCTCCAAATTAGTCCAGTCCCACACCATGGGAGTGAGCAACAGGATAACTGCAACCCTCAACTTCATAGCCCTCCTCTGCGCCATCCCAATAATGTCCGCCGGCATCTGGCTGGCCTCCAAGCCGGACAACGAGTGCATCCGCTCGTTCCGGTGGCCGGTCTTCATCCTCGGCCTACTCATGCTGTTCGTCTCTCTTGCCGGCTTCATTGGCGCCTATTTTAACAAACAGGGCCTTCTGGCTCTCTACCTCTTCTGCATGGCTGCCCTCATAATCCTGCTCCTTGTCCTGCTCATTTTCGCCTTCACCGTCACGAGGCCCGGCGGCAGCTACGCCGTGCCCGGCAGGGGTTACAGGGAGTACCGGCTTGACGGGTTTTCGAAGTGGCTGAGGGACTATGTGAGGGATTCTTCGAATTGGCAGAAGATAAGGAATTGTTTGGCTGACTCCGATACTTGTCCTAAGCTTACACAGCAGTACATGTCGGCTGATCAGTTCTTCTTTGCTCGCATCTCTCCTCTCCAGGCAAGTTTCtctccccaaatttttaaagagactctttttctttttctcaattttttgaGAAATATGACTTTTTAACCGCCTTGAGTAACTTGACTTGGAGACTTTGATGAAAAATAAAGAACTCTATCATCCATttggaaaagggaaaaaagCAGGCTAAAAGTGATTTCTCATAACTAAACTTGCTTCTAATTATGTTTGGCAGATAAGTTTTTAGTAGAAGCTCTCTTTGAACCATATACTTTTCTAGTAAgcgttttttagttttaataatttaaatgttgtaataaaTAACACTTCTAGCATAAGTGCTTACGAGCATAAATATTTGTTATAAAAACAATCTCAAACGAGGCCAACTGCCACTATAAAATGGTGTTTGTTTTAGAATGAGATTATCTAATGATTCATCCAAACTGTTGTTTAGTTCCTAAATCTTTTTACTTTCCCAATGCCACGTTGTGAAGTGATCGCTAGAAGTTCAAAAGTCGGAAATTACCCGAAATTTATATATACAGTGAAGTAGAGTAGGACCCACCAATTATGTTTATATATTATTCCAAAGGCCCCACACCACATTGCATCCCTTCAACATGGTCCATGAATTAGCTGGAATTTCACTCCCCATGATACCTAACTTACTGAATTATTATAAGAAATCATGGATTGTAGACCAAATTAAAGTGAACAAAAATTGATTAATTGGGGACACATTTTGTAACTTTCCACTGATTGAATCATTGGAGAAGATtagaaggaacatcttgtggTCGTTGCCAGCATATTACACTCACATATTGACAAAGTTTGGTgatgtttttctctttttcccttttctatttttgttaCTAGGGTTCTTCACATATACGCCCCTCGAAACTCCATTTCATAGTAAAAACGGATCCCGCTTTGGACGGGGTAAAACCCTTGAATCCAATTGTCATTGTACTGGTGACGCGGAgatgttattattattgtagtttggttttttattgtttctcaTTAATATTATTAGTTCTCAGATGACTACGTTGATGTGTTGTTGGTTTTACTTACAGTCAGAACATTGTAAACCTACAACTATGTATGAGTAATGCtaggagactaaatttataggccaagttttgtaaaccaaatgacatggaagttgatgattggataattacttaaacgttaataaacgtgctcatttcttATCGGTTAcgcatcatttagtttgcaattttAGTCTATAAATTTAGTTTCCCTGGGATTACTCACTAAGTACGGGTACATTTATGTAGTTTGAATTTCGAAGGGTTTCTCACAGACAATAATTATAGTCGGGGCGACTTTTCtaatttgttgttgttggttttaCAGTCAGGGTGTTGTAAACCCCCAACAGTATGTGGATACAGCTATGTGAATCCAACACTGTGGATAAACCCAGTGAACACAGGAGCTGACCCGGACTGCTTGCTATGGAACAATGACCAGAACCTGTTGTGCTACAATTGCAACTCCTGCAGGGCTGGACTGTTGGGGAACCTGAGAAAAGAATGGAGGAGAGTCAATGTCATCCTCATTGTGGCTGTGGTGATCCTCATTTTCGTCTATCTCGTCGCCTGCAGCGCCTTCAAGAACGCCCAAACGGAGGAACTCTTCCGTCGGTACAAGCAGGGTTGGGTTTAACCAGCTTCCAAACACAACCCTATTTCACGCATCACCTAAACCTTCCCTCTGTGTTCAATTTCTTATCTTTTGATGACTTTTGATGAGTCCTTGTTTGTCACTAGTGTAGTCAGTGTACATATTCGTATGTTCTTTTTCTATCTAGACTGTATGGATGGATATATAATTGACAGGCAGTGAAGTTCTAGTATGATGTTTAGTTTTCAAATACTCGTACACGACTATTTGGTTCTGGTTTAGCAGCACTCAATTTCCACTTTGTTAAAAGAGGTTTGAAGTTCAAATCGCATGAACGACAGTTGTTGATCACTCGATCACTTTCTCTTTTAGTGAATAAGAGAATCGAATCTCGTTgacaactcttttttttctcgtctttttttttaactggTATAAGATGCTTCTGTTTCAGTGGTCCTTGCAGCCTCTTGGACAGATCGATCTATGTGCTTTGAACATGTATGGCAATTTGGCAGCATTTTGCAGCTACCCTCACGCGCGCACTCTATTTCATGCTTACCATCCACAATATGCACCGACTTTGCCGACTACGGAGACAAAACTTCGCAAGGAACAAGGTGATCAATATTTATAGTTGTAAACCCAAGCTAGAATTTTGGGTTCTGTTTTCTATTTATTGACGCGGTTGATTATTTTGGGGAGTGAAATCACTATATAGAGCTAAAGTATTCAAGTGTCGGAATGGTTAATCGCTATGAATTCATGTTTTAAGTATCAAATTTTGGGCGGAGTAATTAAACCTGAAACCGAAGCGCTAGAGAACGATTATATACCCTAAATAATCAACCATATCAACAAAATAGACCAAAGTCGAACAAAATTGATCAAAAATGAGATTTTCTCGACATGTATGTTGTCTTTTAACAAAGAACGGACATCTTGTAAAGCGAACATATTTCAAGAAATGTAACCACTTCAGTTGGTTTGCATGCACACTGGAGTTAAGAGCGTACAGAGAGAAAATAAGAGCAGATTTGCAAGTTCACTTACAATGAACTCTTCTTTGGGATGACTCACTGGCTATGATCTGCAACTGTTAACAAAATTCCTCTTGAAATTCGGGCATCGATTGGAAGACGAAGAAATTTCTCGCATCTGGTATCTCTATACCGTAGATAATTTTCTAGAGTATACAATGTACATAGGATCTGAGCGTCCAGGGTTCGGGGATATATCCACGGCCTGCAGAAAGTAGCAAACTAGTTCAGAAAACTACAGCAAGTCTCGACGCCTTACATTACAATACATGGCTTGGTCTTTAGGTAAACCGTATAGAACTTTGCATTACTGTACATGCTCGGCACTGAGGTCACTTAACTAAGAGATCATATTGGTCAACCAAAATCGAATGTGCAAAAAGAAGAATCAGGAAACAGGATTAAGGGAATTGGAATGTCATATGTGAACCTGAGCTGATTATCTGTGCTTTATATGCCATAAGTAGACATTGTACATGCTATGATCAATGCATGCTGCTCCGTATCGGAAAGAAAATTAGGACAGAGCAGGTGCTACTTCTGTTACTGAAACAAAATAATAGACAATCTACCTGAGGTGGTTCAAATCCTCCAGCGTAGTGGAAATATGCCCCCACAATCAAACCATGATCAGCATCACCGGTTGATGTCCATATTGAGATTGCTTTAGTCCAGAAACAACGGTTGGAAAAGCTGTTTGTCGACATTTTCATTAAGTTAGAACTGGTTGAGGGGAGACCTGAAAGATTAAGAAAAACAACTAGCACAACAAAAGTGGACAAAATGATCACCTCATTATAGCAAGTCCACCTGGCTTAAGAATCCGGCATATTTCCTTGAAAACGTCAAGAGGCTTTGTGATGTAATCAACGCTAACCTGCAATATGAAAATTCTTAAACTCCAAGAGCAGATAAATCATCAAAGTTATCAGGAACTGGAAAGATTGGTCGCCTCGAGTCATTTACTGAGATTGTGCGAACACAGAACACATTTTGCCAATTAAACCCCTAGTGCCGATCAACAAATTCATATGTGCCATTAAACAACTACACAAAATGATAATTCCTTTATGTAATCCTGATTGTCAGATTTTCTCACGTAAACACAACCAGTGATTATGAGCTCCAAAAGCATAATGCCGCCCACAGAAATTCTATCATAAGTAGATAAAATAGTAAAAAAGACGGAAAGAGAGatacataccacattagtaATCACATCAAAGGAATTGTCTTCAAAGGGAAGTTTGGGGTTCACATTCAAGTCTTGCACAACATACTCTGTCAAGACCTACAAAGTTCAACGAATGACGGTATATTCATTGATTCGAAATGATAATGTAAGAAGATTCCCAAATAAGAACTGTGATGCAATTTCAATTGCAAGAAAAACAGTTTGTGTGAACATGTGTAGAATAAAAAATGAGCAAGTAATCAATGGTGCAGCACCTGCATATTTGATATGTCTACATTAAAAATCTGAGAAAGAAGTACCGGATTGCGCTTTAGCTCTTCTTCATTCATCCCCATTCCCACTATTCGCTCTTGCTTGTATCCCGGTGGAAAGTGACTGACCTAAATATACATATTAAAAACAGGATCATGACTCCGAAAACTTACAACTATGCAATGAGGATGACTCTTCACACTACAACTTAAAGAGACTCACCCAACTGCTACACATGTCCAACATGCTTACTCCTGGAGTATTGCTAGGAGGAAACACTTTTGAGTAGTACTTGGTCAGTGCCGCAATGGCCGGATCATCAATATGTGTCACAAAGCGTGGAGTCTCATAAAACACCGAATCCGATGACCTGATCAAATCAAGTTCTAGTTTTCAGAACTTATTAAGTTTAACACGAACTTAGGCTGAACTTATTAAGTTTTCTAGAACACCTAAAGGCAAAAAACACAACTTAGAGGTTTTCTTACTCATCAAAGCGCTGGAAATCCTCAGGCTTGAAGGGAAATTGCTCCGGCCATTCCACATTCTTCAGTATCTTTAATTTGACACAAAATGTGGGATTAGGCATGCCAAATAGAATTAACAAAAATCCCAACGTCAAGCAGCAGGTTAACTTTAAACATTCAGTATTTTTATATACATGGGTAATCCAGAACATTCTAATTGCAGGGTTTATGGAGACTTGAGATAACACTGCTATCCTGTGTCAATCATGCACTGTGTGCGTTTTAACTTTCTCACAAAGATTGGCTCAGAAAATTATGACATCTCGTTGCAGGGAAGTTATTCTCCGGTTTTCGCTATCCCAGTAGCTAACTGTTTCAGGTTTCTAGCTACACAAAATCACTCAATTTTCCATAACCCTAGAATCCGACATAACCGATGCAAATTTTCCtctaaaaatcaaaactttagATTCAATTCAGCAAAACAGATACATATTCCATAATCAAAATCCAAAGTTGAAGAAAACCCAGAAAGCAAATCAACAAAACAGCTAAAAGaccaaatcaaaatccaaaCTTTAGACAAAAATCCTACCTCTTCAAAAGAAGGGCCGCTCTTCAACCTTGCAGAAGCAGTGAAAGATTTCCCACCAACCGCACCAGACATGTTCATCAACTGGGCCCAAAACGAGACTCCAAGGCCCAAGATCAGACGACGGGGAGCTCTCCCTCCACTTTTCCACTTGTTGTCAACCTTTGATGAAATGGGAACTGAGCCAGCAGCTCTAGCTCTAGGAACTAAATAGGAAGAAGAACAAGGACATATACCCGCCAAAATGGGTAACTGATGGACTCTGAGACCCATGCATTTggccatttttttataaaatctgAGATGATATTAAggaaagaaaaagtatttcttAAAGATTATGTGGAAATATTGGGTCTCATCTTTGCCAACATTTGTGGTGGACTTGGAGTTTACGTGGCTATCGCATGACAGTGTTCTAATAGAGCccatgtttttattttgtttttcattattTCGAACATCTGGTTTTTCTTTACAGAAAAATCGAGGGTAAATCGACACGTGACTTCAAATATAAAGATAAATGCTCTTCGTTACTTCACTTATAAAATAATTGGCTTGCAGATGATTTGGAAGCTTGAAAGAAGTTTTTCTGGTGTGGAATCAAGTTAATTGGTATTTTGAGTTTCAAATTTGGTTTCTCTCCACCATTATTTCTTTTTAGCACATCATTGCATTACTGTGCGATTCATCAACGTCAAAAATCAAATTCAAGATATGTTGTGTGAAATACGATTATGAAATTCGTCTCCGACCACTAGACCACGGTGATTACAATAACAGTATTTTAAAACAATTATCATTTTTGTAACGCGCTATATCTAGTTAAATTTCTCTATTAGCTTACTAATAATATATGGACTCAATCCAAATTTGGGCTTTTATGGCACATTCCTGCTTTTACTTGCAGGCTTTTTCCATTTTCCAAGTTTCTTCGTCTCTATGGCATTTCATTGTCATTTGCTTTACtaggaaaaataaattagaaattagTCACAGTTGAAAAGGTTAACTTGGATATATCTATCCTTGTCGAagaaattaaaaagggaaaagttTAAAGTGTATAAACAAGTAGTACAAAACTTTCTTTCTCTTAGTGAGAGGCTTTGTACTTGTTtagatgtacttttaaaatgattgaaaacgttttttacgaaaatatttttggaaccaatccttagcaaaaatgcaagtaaattctggaaaagcacttaaagtgcttcctgaaagaagcacataactggtgcttcttgcagaaagtactttaagtgctttttggaaccaaaaaatattttctctaaaagcgattttagccattttaaaagtacacCAAACGAGCCATTTCTCTCTTATTGAGAGTACTTCTTACCGTTTTGTatgaggttttcaattttgatcAAATTTGGTGGCGCCAACCCTAATTTCGATCAAGGATGGTCGCCATTCTtccctttctttccttttctccgCTTTTCCATCCTTCTACTGTTTTTCCCCTTCTTATCATCCGATTTGTTCTATTCTTCTTACCGCACTAGTATCCCCCTCCTTGTTCATCCATATTTTGATCTACAACCATGCATCCTCTTGAGATGGTAAGTAGAACTCCGGTGTTTCCAACATCATCACCTTCTCTATGTTGTCTGCCTTTACTAACAATGTTGCTTATGGGTTTCCATGAGCTTCATCTTGGTAACTGGCTTCTTTCGTTTGTTTGCCAGTTATCTTTAATTTGTGGTTGTGCTCGAAGAGCTGATCGTGGTTGGATGTTGCAATTGGCGACACGTTGAATGGTTGTGGGCTTGGAATTAGACGGATCGAGAAACAGTATTGGGGCGGCGATAGCGGTAGATTTTTCTGTTTTATGTagctttgcttttgttttggaGCCTCAGCTGTTGGCTGGCCTTTTGTTTGGCCCATTTTGGcttgtttatatattttagcTTTGGGCATGTGGTTTGCTTAAGTTTGTGGTTTGTAATAAAAGTAacttttcaccaaaaaaaaaaaaaaaaaaaaaaaacagaagtagTACATATATGAAGAATTTCGTGAAACAGATTCACCACCACAATAGCGTCTGTATAGAAATGCAACATCATGTTTAAATTTAACTCAACTAACCCCTGATATTAGATAATTGGACTGAGACGCCATTTTAATAATAAACTtatttcatgtaattttttttttcttagagaTATTTTGTTGAATGTAAGTTGCTCTCGAGCACAAAACTTTAAATCCCTAGTACAggttggaagaagaagaaatatggTGGGAAAGGAGGAACGTTGATTAGAAGGAAGGGTTCCAAAACAAGTGACAGCCAAAAAAATGGTACTTTGTGACTAGACATTTCCAAAATATGGGACAGAAAAGATAAACAAATGCTTTGCTAGCTTGCAGCAATTTAGTAGACAGAAAGTTCCAAGTGGGTAAGTGTATCAAATTTTATAACATTTTGAAGAAAAGCATATGATCCAATGATCCAAGTATAGATGCATGATTGCATGTGGGAATAGTTAGCTAGCTACTTGGCTTTTCACTTTTGCACTATGCATGCACCAAAATTATACCTACGATTCCATTTTAAAAGAGAGAAGCTCttttgagtttgaaaatttctCATGTAATTCaacaatttttcttcaatagTTTGGGATTACTAAGTAGTTCGGAAAACAAACTGTGATGATCGACAAACAGTAAAGATTGTTTAAAAAGTCGAACTAATTGGTAGGTTAAACTACCGAAGACAAACTCATAAATGagattattcatttttaatttttcttgctcATCAATTGATTATTGTCTCATGCATAACTTGATTCCTGTT
Above is a window of Malus sylvestris chromosome 15, drMalSylv7.2, whole genome shotgun sequence DNA encoding:
- the LOC126605078 gene encoding tetraspanin-2; the encoded protein is MGVSNRITATLNFIALLCAIPIMSAGIWLASKPDNECIRSFRWPVFILGLLMLFVSLAGFIGAYFNKQGLLALYLFCMAALIILLLVLLIFAFTVTRPGGSYAVPGRGYREYRLDGFSKWLRDYVRDSSNWQKIRNCLADSDTCPKLTQQYMSADQFFFARISPLQARCCKPPTVCGYSYVNPTLWINPVNTGADPDCLLWNNDQNLLCYNCNSCRAGLLGNLRKEWRRVNVILIVAVVILIFVYLVACSAFKNAQTEELFRRYKQGWV
- the LOC126605077 gene encoding uncharacterized protein LOC126605077, with product MAKCMGLRVHQLPILAGICPCSSSYLVPRARAAGSVPISSKVDNKWKSGGRAPRRLILGLGVSFWAQLMNMSGAVGGKSFTASARLKSGPSFEEILKNVEWPEQFPFKPEDFQRFDESSDSVFYETPRFVTHIDDPAIAALTKYYSKVFPPSNTPGVSMLDMCSSWVSHFPPGYKQERIVGMGMNEEELKRNPVLTEYVVQDLNVNPKLPFEDNSFDVITNVVSVDYITKPLDVFKEICRILKPGGLAIMSFSNRCFWTKAISIWTSTGDADHGLIVGAYFHYAGGFEPPQAVDISPNPGRSDPMYIVYSRKLSTV